In the Acidovorax sp. A79 genome, one interval contains:
- a CDS encoding MFS transporter: MNRALARLIAGQVCVHASMAGMRLAAPLLALREGYSAAAVGLLVALFALTQVFLALPAGRYADRRGLKRPVGYSVAVACVGAGLAVVFPTFPVLCVSALMTGAAAGLATIAVQRHAGRAVHDATELKQVFSWLSIGPAVSNFIGPFCAGLAIDHAGGAAGSLEGYRAAFVLLALLPLLSWLCVRGTQELPSVAAATGGPPQRAWDLLNDPPFRRLLIVNWLISSCWDVHAFAVPLLGHERGLSAAVIGTIFGAFAIAATVIRVLMPFVAERLRERGVMAGAMLVTAVLFGAYPLLDSAFAMGVCSVLLGFALGTGQPMVMSLLHQITPSHRQGEALGLRLMAINASSVLMPLLFGSAGAVIGVSGLFWAVGATGLGGARLAWRIGGEKPEKAHGPQ, encoded by the coding sequence GCGCGAAGGGTACAGCGCGGCGGCGGTGGGGCTGCTGGTGGCGCTGTTCGCGCTCACCCAGGTGTTCCTTGCCCTGCCCGCGGGCCGGTACGCGGACCGCCGCGGCCTCAAGCGCCCCGTGGGCTATTCGGTGGCCGTGGCCTGCGTGGGCGCGGGGCTGGCGGTGGTGTTTCCGACCTTTCCCGTGCTGTGTGTCTCCGCGCTGATGACCGGTGCGGCGGCGGGCCTGGCCACCATAGCGGTGCAGCGCCACGCCGGCCGCGCGGTCCATGACGCCACCGAACTCAAGCAGGTGTTCAGCTGGCTGTCCATCGGCCCGGCGGTGTCCAACTTCATCGGGCCTTTTTGCGCGGGCCTGGCCATCGACCACGCGGGTGGCGCGGCGGGCAGCCTGGAGGGCTACCGCGCGGCCTTCGTGCTGCTTGCGCTGCTGCCGCTGCTCAGCTGGTTGTGTGTGCGCGGCACGCAGGAACTGCCCAGCGTCGCCGCCGCCACGGGCGGCCCGCCCCAGCGGGCGTGGGACCTGCTGAACGACCCGCCGTTTCGCCGCCTGCTGATCGTGAACTGGCTGATCTCCTCATGCTGGGACGTGCACGCTTTTGCGGTGCCGCTGCTGGGGCACGAGCGTGGGCTGTCGGCCGCGGTGATCGGCACCATCTTCGGCGCGTTTGCGATCGCCGCCACGGTGATCCGCGTGCTCATGCCCTTTGTCGCCGAGCGCCTGCGCGAGCGCGGCGTGATGGCGGGGGCCATGCTGGTGACGGCGGTGCTGTTCGGGGCCTATCCGCTGCTGGACAGCGCATTCGCCATGGGGGTGTGCTCGGTGCTGCTGGGTTTTGCGCTGGGCACCGGGCAGCCCATGGTGATGAGCCTGCTGCACCAGATCACGCCATCGCACCGCCAGGGCGAGGCGCTGGGCCTGCGGCTGATGGCCATCAATGCATCGAGCGTGCTGATGCCGCTGCTGTTCGGGTCGGCCGGCGCGGTGATCGGGGTCAGCGGCCTGTTCTGGGCCGTGGGCGCGACGGGGCTGGGTGGCGCCCGGCTGGCGTGGCGCATCGGCGGGGAGAAGCCGGAGAAAGCGCACGGGCCGCAGTAG
- a CDS encoding TIGR00730 family Rossman fold protein — translation MDANTQLNERRLADAWAELQSHAANGNPLHADAYRLAFADPEFLFRRETRGIRFQLEMLKPDLGQIEQGIENTIVVYGSARFVAPDEAASQLAEAEASGDEVRLQRAHQAVRNARYYDLARQFARIVAEHSELQPPADRIYICTGGGPGIMEAANRGAHDVGALNVGLNIALPHEQSGNRFISPTLSFKFHYFALRKMHFMMRAKALVAFPGGFGTLDELFEVLTLVQTKKAKPVPIVLFGTDYWKRLINFEVLVEQGTISAQDLGLFHYTDDPQEAWGLIKSFYQL, via the coding sequence ATGGATGCCAACACCCAACTGAATGAACGCCGCCTGGCCGATGCCTGGGCGGAGCTGCAAAGCCACGCCGCCAACGGCAATCCGCTGCACGCCGACGCCTACCGGCTCGCGTTTGCAGACCCCGAATTCCTGTTCCGCCGCGAAACGCGCGGCATCCGCTTCCAGCTGGAGATGCTCAAGCCCGACCTCGGCCAGATCGAGCAGGGCATCGAGAACACCATCGTGGTCTACGGCAGCGCCCGTTTCGTCGCGCCCGACGAGGCCGCGTCCCAGCTGGCCGAAGCCGAGGCCAGCGGCGACGAAGTGCGCCTGCAGCGCGCGCACCAGGCCGTGCGCAACGCCCGCTACTACGACCTGGCCCGCCAGTTCGCTCGCATCGTCGCGGAACACAGCGAGCTGCAGCCGCCCGCCGACCGCATCTACATCTGCACCGGTGGCGGCCCCGGCATCATGGAGGCCGCCAACCGCGGCGCGCATGACGTGGGCGCGCTCAACGTGGGGCTGAACATAGCCCTGCCCCATGAGCAAAGCGGCAACCGCTTCATCTCGCCGACCCTGAGCTTCAAGTTCCACTACTTCGCGCTGCGCAAGATGCATTTCATGATGCGCGCCAAGGCCCTGGTGGCCTTCCCGGGCGGCTTCGGCACGCTGGACGAGCTGTTCGAGGTGCTCACGCTGGTGCAGACGAAAAAGGCCAAGCCCGTGCCCATCGTGCTGTTCGGCACGGACTACTGGAAGCGCCTGATCAACTTCGAGGTGCTGGTCGAACAGGGCACGATCTCGGCACAGGATCTGGGCCTGTTCCACTACACCGACGACCCGCAGGAAGCCTGGGGCCTGATCAAGTCGTTCTACCAGCTGTAG
- the crcB gene encoding fluoride efflux transporter CrcB has protein sequence MLAVMAICIGASLGALARWRLGMWLNTVGALMPWGTLAANLVGGYLVGVCVAVFQALPQLDPVWRLALVTGFLGGLTTFSSFSAEVVGMLQQQRYLLALGTTSVHLLGSLTLTVLGIHTATLLLAGRA, from the coding sequence ATGCTCGCAGTCATGGCTATCTGCATCGGCGCCAGTCTGGGCGCGCTGGCGCGCTGGCGGCTGGGCATGTGGCTGAACACCGTGGGAGCGCTCATGCCCTGGGGCACGCTGGCCGCGAACCTCGTTGGGGGCTATCTGGTAGGCGTGTGCGTGGCCGTGTTCCAGGCCCTGCCCCAGCTGGACCCGGTGTGGCGGCTGGCCCTCGTCACAGGCTTTCTCGGCGGCCTCACCACGTTCTCCAGCTTTTCGGCCGAGGTCGTGGGCATGCTGCAGCAGCAGCGCTACCTGCTCGCGCTGGGCACCACCTCCGTGCACCTGCTCGGTTCGCTCACGCTGACCGTGCTGGGCATCCACACTGCTACTCTTTTGCTAGCAGGGCGCGCCTGA